The stretch of DNA AAGGCGCTTCGCGATTGGTACATCCGGTGTTTCCCATCGGCATTCGGGAAGCCAACGGCGAAACCAGCTTTTTTTTCAGCGGGGCCCTGGATTCTGACGAGCAGATGGTTGGCTTTGGTGAAAAATTCGGCCCGCTTTCTAAACGGCATCAGAAAATGCTCTCCTGGAATTCCGACACGGCTTCTACGGCCACCGATCGCACATACAAAAACATCCCGTTTTTTATGAGCAGCAAGGGATACGGGATTTTTGTAAATACAGGTCACCGGATTCACTACGAAATCGGCAACCCAACGTTTGTGAGTTATTCGTTTGAAGTGGAAGACGATCTACTGGATTTTTACTGGATGTACGGCCCGGAGTTTAAGGCAATTCTTAAGAAATACGTCAAATTGACCGGTCGACCGGAGATTCCGCCGCTCTGGAGCTTTGGTCTCTGGATGTCCCGGGCCGAGTATTATTCCCGAAAACAAGTGGAAGCAGTGGCGCAGGGACTACGGGATCGCCGTATTCCGGCGGATGTGCTCCACCTGGATCCCCACTGGATGCGCCATCGCAAGGTGTGCGATTTCGTCTGGAATGAAGCGGATTTCCCCAATCCCAAAGAAATGATTGATCACCTCCACGCACAACATTTTAAAATTTCCCTCTGGGAACAGCCCTATGTTTCCAAACGAAGCGACCGATTCGAGGAATTGGACAAAAAGGGCTATTTTTTAAAACGGGAAGACGGGTCTACCTACACCCTTCCGGTTTTTGACATGGAACAGGCCGGCATCATTGATTTTACCAATCCGGAAGCCCGCCGGTGGTATGTGGAACAGCATCAACGGTTACTCGAAATGGGGGCGGATGTCTTTAAAACCGATATGGGCGAAGCCGTGCCGGTTAATTCGGTAGCCGCAGACGGCCGAACCGGAAGGGAATTGCACAATGTGTACAGCCTTCTCTACAACCGGACGGTGTACGAAACCTCCCGGGATTTTTCAGAGGACCACGCGCTGGTGTGGGGACGATCCGGATACGCTGGCAGCCAGCGCTATCCGCTGGGCTGGTCAGGGGATTCTCACTGCACGTGGAACGACATGGCGGCGGTGCTGCGTGCCGGGCTGAGTGCCTCTCTGTCAGGATTGCCGTTCTGGAGCCACGACATTGGCGGATTTCAGGGCGGGCCACCCTCGCCGGAATTGTACATTCGCTGGGCACAATGGGGCTTGTTATCCTCCCATGCGCGCTGCCACGGTACCAATCCCCGGGAACCCTGGGAATTTGGTGAAGAGGCCGTTCGCATCTTCAAAAAATTTGACGAATTCCGCTATTCGCTGTTACCGTATTTGTATTCGCTGGCACACGAGGCAGTCGAAACCGGCTGGCCGGTCGTACGACCGCTGATGATGGAATTTCAACACGTCCCGGTCATTCACGTCTGGGAGCACGAATACCTGCTCGGGCGTGATTTATTGGTGGTGCCGGTCCTCAATCCCGAGGGGCATGTCACATACTACGTACCACCCGGTACCTGG from Calditrichota bacterium encodes:
- the yicI gene encoding alpha-xylosidase — translated: GASRLVHPVFPIGIREANGETSFFFSGALDSDEQMVGFGEKFGPLSKRHQKMLSWNSDTASTATDRTYKNIPFFMSSKGYGIFVNTGHRIHYEIGNPTFVSYSFEVEDDLLDFYWMYGPEFKAILKKYVKLTGRPEIPPLWSFGLWMSRAEYYSRKQVEAVAQGLRDRRIPADVLHLDPHWMRHRKVCDFVWNEADFPNPKEMIDHLHAQHFKISLWEQPYVSKRSDRFEELDKKGYFLKREDGSTYTLPVFDMEQAGIIDFTNPEARRWYVEQHQRLLEMGADVFKTDMGEAVPVNSVAADGRTGRELHNVYSLLYNRTVYETSRDFSEDHALVWGRSGYAGSQRYPLGWSGDSHCTWNDMAAVLRAGLSASLSGLPFWSHDIGGFQGGPPSPELYIRWAQWGLLSSHARCHGTNPREPWEFGEEAVRIFKKFDEFRYSLLPYLYSLAHEAVETGWPVVRPLMMEFQHVPVIHVWEHEYLLGRDLLVVPVLNPEGHVTYYVPPGTWLNFWTGKTVEGNRVYEETVPLDTLPIFIREDAVIPLVEPAQYVGEKPWNPLEIRVFLKNRRFFMIMDEDRKLISVLGKSENGEKRITLGKTGKRLHLTFLDEKRPTSLWLDGKSLPLTRRASSMKRAPVAWTNPSRREVHILLDGESGTHEIVLK